DNA from Kluyveromyces marxianus DMKU3-1042 DNA, complete genome, chromosome 8:
GAACCTCTTGCCAATCAATCCTTGAACACCACTTCTAAACATTTCCCACTTTCTACAGCGTCCTATGACCAAACTACCCGTCTCTTTCCACCCCCATTCATTAGCCTAAACTAATTtattcttgatattctttcaatattgCAATAGCTTTCTTTACCTATAATAGTTTCTAACGAAATTCcttattttttcaaaagctGACAATAGTTTCATAAGAAATCAGGTATGTTTAAAGAATGTACATACATGTATgattgatgaaaaaaaaaaggaacaTAAGATGCAATCAGTCAGGCTAGTTCTCTGGCTCGAACAGGACATACCAGGCCACTGATTTTTGCAATGCCTCTAGATTCTAAATGGGCCACTTCGGAACCCATTGTAGAAGAGGTTgctgaaaaaaaaccaGCAAGGTCTGCAAAGAAAGTTTCAACATCTCATCGCTTtgattcaaagaagaagcgtGGGTCCAAAAGTGCAGGAAATGAGCCAACACTTAGTGTGGGTAGTGATACGGATGAATACACTACGGATAGTGATTGGTCAAGACCTAATAGCGGGAGAAAATCTGCTATATTTGACAAGGGTAAGGGGAGAGAGAACCATGGGTCGTCGTCACTAACCGAGAACCCTTTGGCGAAAGCGTTGGGAATAAGTCTAGACCCTCCGGCTCCGGCTGATAGGGAGGTGCCAACAAAGGAGCCTAAGAATAGAcagcatcagcagcagcagtcTAAGAATTCCCAGCATTCGAAGGCCCCTCAAGAGTCCGCTAACAAGGCTAAAAAGCCCAACGAGAAGAAGTCACAAGCGTTGAAAAAGAGGATCGAGgagcaaaagaaaaagttaGAAGAGAATAAGCGTAAAGCAGAGCAGAAGGAGCTTATTAACTCGTTGCTAGATGGCGATATATCTTTCGATTGGGAAGATGACGAGTCCGAATTGATggagaaattaaaaatcCAAGAGGGCTGAATGAAATATATCAAcatatgatatatatatggacTTTAAAGAATTGGAGGAACGGtgaatatgaatatattTACATATGAATGATTTTGtgtaattttttgtttgttttgtttgttgcTATTTCTAATAGCTGCACAGGCGTGTGATAGTAACTTTTTATAAGTATTAACTCAATAACACTTCATAATCGGACACAATACGCCAAGTACATTGTTTTGAGTGTTTTTACTTTGTGCATTCCTGATTTTCATGTCTCATTATCGTTCTCACGTTTGTACAAGACGTACCTAACCAATTgtccattttcttttcttagaAGATCAACTTGCTCCATCCGGACGTTAACATGATATTTTCCCTTGAAAACAATCAATGCGTCCTCTGATAAGTCTATTTCTCCAAAGAACCAAATGTGCATAGGCCTGTCTTCAAGAACGTCGTAACGGTTCCCTTTTCTCAAAGGATACTCATGCTTAAATTCCCCGTACTCTGCGTTCGGGTTAATAACTTCCAAGAGATCTCCAGTATTCAATCCTAGAGATTTCAGCATTGCATTGAAACTATTCTTTATATTAATTGGTTTAGTTCCAATTCGCCATTGGAGAAACCCTGGTATTGTGTGCCATAGATGGTAATCCCTCTCTCGCGACGTATCTGTTTTGGAAAGGCGTCTTGCTAGTGGCCGCATTACTATACCTTGAATTCCGGGATCCTGATCCTCACACCATACGTCAAAGGCTTTGACAGTAGGAACTTCACCTTTAGATGTTTTTAATGGCACTCCGAACTCATCTCTGATCATCTCATGATTGGTAAGAATGGATAAACACCTTATCTTCCCGAGagttttcatttcttcaatattaaTACGCTGCGAGTCATATTCACTTAATTTATGCCACTTTTGACTAGGCATCAGCGGGATAAAGCTTTCCTCCTTTTTGTAGAGCACTTTATAGCAGATAGAGTAACCAAATGTAACACCAACGATCGCTGTAACCAACGCAGAGTAGATGATCCGTTGACGTCTTCGTTTATGTTTTCGGAACGATTCCCCTACAGCAGTGGCTATATCTTCAGTGGATatttgctgttgctgctgctgctgctgctgggTATTATAATGCTGATCATGGAAGAAAGTGGGTGGTTGCTTGGCTTCATTAGTGCTTGGGTCCGTAAAATAGTGTTTCGGATCAGAATGTTTCCATCTTGCGCTGTATCTTAAGGGTGTCGATATACGAAAGATTGCTCCACTGCTGGAAAATCGAGCGATAGGGCAACGTGCTAAATACATGTGGTTTGGTTAAATGAGAGTAGCAGAGTAATCAAACACTCACTCGCACACTCACACACGCAGAGTACTCGCTGTCTgtcttttaatttttttttccttcttcttcttcttgggcTTTTCGTTAATAGAAAGGATGGTTTGAGAATGAATATatgatattataatatataatttcCTTTTACACATTGAAAACAGCTCtagcaaagaaaacaatacaaGTCTGCAGATTCCATGGCCGCAAAAGAACGGTACTATACCCACACTTATTCGTGTACGCaagctcttcttcataGACTTTAGAGTTTTTACCCGCAACGCCTGATAgtgttttcgtttcttgAAGCTGGACTACTTTTTACTGTTTtgttcatcatcttctgagTGTCTAgtaaataataaaaaaaaatcttgttcttcttcttgtttgaatACCACATATTCAAGGAAGGGAGCTCTTACTCCATGGCCCAAGTCTGTTTCGAACTTGTATTATAATTTTGTAAACTGCGGTTTTGCTGATAATAAAGCATaaataaagaataaaggaaatggaaaaaaagtgaaTGTAAGAGTCAGGTCAGAAATACAGATCCGCGCACAATGACTGAGCCGCTCTCAAATATTACTCCCTAACACTTTATCGCATTAAAAAATCGGATTGGTTTCCTCCtggaattaaaaaaagatggACAAAAACTACAAGGACATAGAGACCAAACGAGCGGACCTCTCTGTCACAAGTACATTTAGTTTCCCCTCCACCTCAGTTCTTCTTAGCCTTGATACCCATGATAGCATTTGGAATGTATAGCAATGGGGAAACAACTGCAACAGCGAACAAACCCCAGAATGGATACAAGTAGAAAGCAGATCTTGGGTGTCTCATCCACAATGGCTTCTTGGAGTGTTGGAAAATCTTTTGTAGTTCGATGATTCTTTGTGGGGATGGCATTCTTGTAGTATGTGTGTAGTCGTGTCTTACTTGCTGTTCGAGTTCACAATACCTCTCTCTAATCACAACTCTTTGGAGTGTTAGAGTTATCAAATCCAAGTGTTACCAtataaatttttttttattattctcTTTGGTGGTGTGGGAAAGAGCGAAAACTCCAGAACCAATCAAAATCGAGAACAGTGCTCATGTAATCACGTGACGCGATATATCCATGCTATTATCGGTTTGGTGTAAGTAGTAAGCAGTGTTCTATCCATCTTTCTCTCTTATGGGCGGTAGTGATggtgagtgagtgagtggGCGAGTGAGTGGGCGGTTGAGTGGGTGAGCAGCCTCGTTTCAAACATATCGAGACACACTTAACGGACACGATGAATATGCTATGCCTTTTTGGACTACGATACGCAGTTAGTTGCAGACACATTAATGTGATCACGTGAAAGAAAATTGCGGATTACTATTGAttaatacatacatatgtctattattattattattattattattattattattattattattattattagtacTACTACCTATCGGTGCTTCAGCTGTCGCTCTCATCGGAGTCCAAGACGATCAAACGTTTTTTACGGGCGGAGGGGTGGTCAGGGCGAGGCTCCAGCTCGTCATTGCTTGTACTTTCGTCCAGCGAGTCTCCACTAGCGTACCCATCGTCGTTGTGCTCGTAAAAATCACTGTCGTGCGACTCATCAGAGTTGGGCATTACTTCTTGTTCATGATCAGTAGTTTTCccctcttcctcttcttcctcttcttcttcatcaacgaTAAATGAGTCGATCGAGCCTCTGTCTTCCTCGTCTTCGTCTTCCTCGCGTTCTCCATGCATAAAGTCTTTTGGTCTTCTAGTCGGCCATGCTTCATCCATTTCAGAGCTCAAGCTTTCATCGCCCTCTTCAGCTTCCAAATCGTGCACGATCCGTGAACTTTCCGTTCTATAAGTGTCCAAGTCTCGCtcaacttcttctaattccCCGTCAGAGTACTCGTCTTCATCTACTTCGTCAAAGTTCTGCGCGCCAGAATTATAGTTCCGTATCGTGGCATCACAGTTGGGACACACAGGCCCCTCCACTTCCCACTGGCAGTTGCTACACCGCGCTATTCCGTCGTCATCCTCGTCAATAATCGCCTCAGCAGTGTTCTTAAATATACTCTTGAATAGCGTGTTCGCAGCCAAATCAGACTTGTATTCTGCAACGGCTTCTTCCCGCTGATGAAGCAACGATCGAAGATCCATGGAAATAGAACTTTTCACACCTTCTGAACCAGACTGCGACCCAGAGTCCGTAACAATGTCCACCATCAGATCAACTATTTGCTGTAAAGCAACGTTCAACACTGGTTCCGCAGTAAGAACACTCCGACACTGTGGACACGTTAGCTCCGACATGCTGGACCTGTTGTTGCTTAGCCAATTACTCAAACATTCATAGCAGTAGTTGTGCCCGCAGGTCGTCATCACAGGAACAAGCATGTAGTCATGGCATATAGTGCAAACAGTAGAGTCAAGAACGCGCCCAAGAATCTTTAAATGATCCTTGCTCGGACGTTTTGGTATTAGCGTATGCAGTTGCCCATTCATAGTGTGCCTAATGTGTGGAATACGTCCCCAAAGAGCTACTGCAACCTTCGTTCTTCTTACTTTCTTCACCTCATCGTTCGTTAATGGATCAATTtaccttttcttcaaggtCTTTCTTTCAAGGCTCccgttcttttttttttttttttttttttttttttttttttcaggcATCGAGAAACTGTAGTCGGTTACTATACCAGCAAttgtttcaaaatattgataataGTATCGTCAGTCGAGTCCTGGCGATAACCTCCTATATTCCGGTATATGGATCACGGTGATTTGTTAAATGAGAAAAGCCTAGTGTGTTAAAATGGgaggttttttttttgtttttgtaaTAGCAGTAGTTATTAATCCTTTTATTACTAGATTTCTATATACAAGATAGAtgaattaattaatttgCAAAAAGTTCTCATTAGGAAGAAGGAGTTTTGGAGCGCTTTCTCAATTCTAGCTGTTTCCGGTGAGttaacttcttctgtttAAGAGATTCATGACTTAACCATGCTTTCAAAAAGGTCATTAATTCCTTGATGGCATCAAGCCCTTCAAGTTTAATGAATGCATATCTCTCGCGTAGTTTAACGAATTCTATCAACATTGCATCTGTATTATCACTACTTTTCCTGTCAAAGTAAGCAATGTTGTATTTTACTGTGTTCAATAAATATTTGGTTAATATGACGTGCGGTTCCTTATTAAGTTTCCGTAGAGTGGAAAGATACTTTTTTGGCTCCTCCGATCTCACGAAGTATGCTAATAATGATCGGTATAACATGTATGTGGCTCGCGCATCCGATGGATCCCGACACTGGATTGCCTTGGAGTACATTTTGTCACATAGATAGCGACCCTGATATCTAGATGCAAGCATACCAAGTTGTAAATAGTTTTGGAAATTGAGTTTTTCTGAATGATGTTTGACAAAACTATCAATAAGCTTCAAGCTCGACTGTCTTACCACTTCTATGCTCTGATTTGTTTTCCGCAGCTGATATGCCAACCTGTATAGATTATGCCgcaaattcaaaattgaTACCTTGACCGGAATTATTCTATAGGTGCTTCTAAGGGTGTTGTCCAACATATTACTCATCGGCAGATGCCCGTTATTGACACAGAATTTCTTTAACGTATAATAGAAAGGGAAATTAGGCCGTATGCCCAATCTAGCTTGATCTAATATTATCGACTTTGCACGACGATACCGACGTCCTctcaaaatattttgtaatCGCTTTAAAAGCTTGGTGTCAACCCGTTTTTCATTCTGTCTTGAAAAAGTATCATCACCAGAAGTAGTTTCAGTTCGCTTGAAAACTTGCGATTCCACAGATTTTACAAGCCATGGGTAAGTTCTTTTGTACCATTCATGATTACACAattttttcatcttcttctccatgTTTTCTCGGAGTACAGGATGTGCCTGGAAGGCACACTCCCAAAGCTGGAAGAATAGGAATGGGTTAAAAGTTAAGCTTTCAGGAGAACTTTGCCGAACCATTTTCACATAATTAATAAAATCACCTAGTGAACCTGTTTTAGCAAAATACTTTAACATGCTTGCATGGTGATGTTGATCCACAGTGACTTCAGGATCATCCTTTATTTGGTCCATGGTTAACTTTAACATTTCATAGTTATCTTGCTCCACATATCGATCTAATACTTGCCAATATAAATATGATTTCTCCTCAGGACtgatatttttcaacaagGTGTTCACCTCTTCCATACCAGCCAAATTATTCTTGAATTTACGCATCAACTCTAGTATAGCGTATCGATCGCTTTTTTCATACTTGGTTTCCTGCAATCTAGGATGTGACAATAATAGTCTCCAGTATTTATTCGAattctcttcatcaaatttaAGGAACTGTTTATGTACAAGAGAAATGCTGTCCTtatttggaagagaagGTCCTTTCTGTAACCATGATTCGAAGACAGTCTTCAATGCTAATAGATCATCTGAATGGTTGATATAGGTTAGAAGTATTTGTAATGTTCGGTGTGTTACTGGGAATACATCCTGATTATTGAGCATGTGCTCAAAGAATTGTCTCGCTGTTATGAAATCATTATTTTCGAGTAGTGCTTTAAGACCCATATTAATATATGTGGGATGTAAATTTGGTTGCTTGATATACTTCCGAAAAAACAACGCTACCACATCGTAATTATGCAAACGTGATTCCGTTAGGATCATTATCTTCAAAAGCTCAAATAACTCTTGCTTGTCATTCATGGAGGTTTCTGCATTTTCCAGTTCAGATCGATATACTTGGTATACTCTATCAATATCATAGAATAATTGTAATTTTGATAAACTAGTTAGCAGGACTAACAACTGGGATGTTGTAAAAAGTGCTAGtcccttttttttgagTATTATTACATCGTTAACACACTGTATCCTTCCATTCTGAAACCTTACTTTCCACTTTTTCTCCCACTGTTTTTTGTCAACAGTATTGGTTGTCTTTGTGGGGTTACCTGAAGAACCACATTGAGAAGATTTTTGTATTGGGTTATGTTCAAATAGCGATTGTTTTATCCAACCAGCAATTTCTTGACTCCTAACGTCTTTACTACTATTAACTGTGTCTTCTGATGCGATTACTCGGATCCGCGTAGTAAAGGATCTTATATTTTCTATACAACCCAGGCAAATGTTCGGTCCCTGTCGTATTGATATTCTATTATAAAGTCTGGGAACCTTCAATGAGATTCCCAACAGCGACATCGTTCCAACCCTAGAGCTATTCTGACTTGCAAGTCTCAATGTAGCGTAACTAAGGTTTTGTGGAACGTCCGGTGGGGCTCGTCAGGTATTAGAAGTTTCTCCAAACTGGTgataaaatacaaaaaaaaataccaaaaagATGCAAATGCTGTACCCCACAATAAGACTCCTGCAGTTAATGACACCTATATTTTGAAGTGTAATCCTATGTAGATCTTTCTAAACCTTTCCCCAATTATAATGGCATCGCGTATTATTATAAATTCTCAAGTAGCGCTCATCTCTTCTCTCACACCATTGtccttcaaattttttgatGATTTAAATATCATCTGAGACGACAATACCTTTAACATAACTAAACTGATTGACCTTACATGCATTATTGACCATAATGATCATCAACAAGGAGTAGAGAGGTATACCATAGAGGGCATAAACTTCAGACTACATGCTACTTAGATGCTTAAGTTCATGATAAAAGTCATTGCTCCCATTTTCTCAGGGATTTATACAGtaaaatatttatttaGGTTAGTTATCATCATATAACGAAATAAATTCG
Protein-coding regions in this window:
- the GFD1 gene encoding Gfd1p, whose translation is MPLDSKWATSEPIVEEVAEKKPARSAKKVSTSHRFDSKKKRGSKSAGNEPTLSVGSDTDEYTTDSDWSRPNSGRKSAIFDKGKGRENHGSSSLTENPLAKALGISLDPPAPADREVPTKEPKNRQHQQQQSKNSQHSKAPQESANKAKKPNEKKSQALKKRIEEQKKKLEENKRKAEQKELINSLLDGDISFDWEDDESELMEKLKIQEG
- the AIM39 gene encoding Aim39p — protein: MYLARCPIARFSSSGAIFRISTPLRYSARWKHSDPKHYFTDPSTNEAKQPPTFFHDQHYNTQQQQQQQQQISTEDIATAVGESFRKHKRRRQRIIYSALVTAIVGVTFGYSICYKVLYKKEESFIPLMPSQKWHKLSEYDSQRINIEEMKTLGKIRCLSILTNHEMIRDEFGVPLKTSKGEVPTVKAFDVWCEDQDPGIQGIVMRPLARRLSKTDTSRERDYHLWHTIPGFLQWRIGTKPINIKNSFNAMLKSLGLNTGDLLEVINPNAEYGEFKHEYPLRKGNRYDVLEDRPMHIWFFGEIDLSEDALIVFKGKYHVNVRMEQVDLLRKENGQLVRYVLYKRENDNET
- the COX7 gene encoding cytochrome c oxidase subunit VII gives rise to the protein MPSPQRIIELQKIFQHSKKPLWMRHPRSAFYLYPFWGLFAVAVVSPLLYIPNAIMGIKAKKN
- the PSH1 gene encoding ubiquitin-protein ligase PSH1, with amino-acid sequence MNGQLHTLIPKRPSKDHLKILGRVLDSTVCTICHDYMLVPVMTTCGHNYCYECLSNWLSNNRSSMSELTCPQCRSVLTAEPVLNVALQQIVDLMVDIVTDSGSQSGSEGVKSSISMDLRSLLHQREEAVAEYKSDLAANTLFKSIFKNTAEAIIDEDDDGIARCSNCQWEVEGPVCPNCDATIRNYNSGAQNFDEVDEDEYSDGELEEVERDLDTYRTESSRIVHDLEAEEGDESLSSEMDEAWPTRRPKDFMHGEREEDEDEEDRGSIDSFIVDEEEEEEEEEGKTTDHEQEVMPNSDESHDSDFYEHNDDGYASGDSLDESTSNDELEPRPDHPSARKKRLIVLDSDESDS
- the PET111 gene encoding Pet111p yields the protein MSLLGISLKVPRLYNRISIRQGPNICLGCIENIRSFTTRIRVIASEDTVNSSKDVRSQEIAGWIKQSLFEHNPIQKSSQCGSSGNPTKTTNTVDKKQWEKKWKVRFQNGRIQCVNDVIILKKKGLALFTTSQLLVLLTSLSKLQLFYDIDRVYQVYRSELENAETSMNDKQELFELLKIMILTESRLHNYDVVALFFRKYIKQPNLHPTYINMGLKALLENNDFITARQFFEHMLNNQDVFPVTHRTLQILLTYINHSDDLLALKTVFESWLQKGPSLPNKDSISLVHKQFLKFDEENSNKYWRLLLSHPRLQETKYEKSDRYAILELMRKFKNNLAGMEEVNTLLKNISPEEKSYLYWQVLDRYVEQDNYEMLKLTMDQIKDDPEVTVDQHHHASMLKYFAKTGSLGDFINYVKMVRQSSPESLTFNPFLFFQLWECAFQAHPVLRENMEKKMKKLCNHEWYKRTYPWLVKSVESQVFKRTETTSGDDTFSRQNEKRVDTKLLKRLQNILRGRRYRRAKSIILDQARLGIRPNFPFYYTLKKFCVNNGHLPMSNMLDNTLRSTYRIIPVKVSILNLRHNLYRLAYQLRKTNQSIEVVRQSSLKLIDSFVKHHSEKLNFQNYLQLGMLASRYQGRYLCDKMYSKAIQCRDPSDARATYMLYRSLLAYFVRSEEPKKYLSTLRKLNKEPHVILTKYLLNTVKYNIAYFDRKSSDNTDAMLIEFVKLRERYAFIKLEGLDAIKELMTFLKAWLSHESLKQKKLTHRKQLELRKRSKTPSS